The sequence GCGATCGATTTCGACACGCTGAAGGACGTCTATGCCGATCAGGCCGAGGCATTGCTCGACGGTGGCTGCGATTTCATCCTGATCGAGACGATCTTCGACACGCTCAACGCCAAGGCGGGCATCGTCGCGATCAAGGAGCTGGAGGTGAAGCTCGGCCGGGAGATCCCGCTGATGCTGTCGATGACGATCACCGACATGTCCGGCCGAAACCTCTCCGGCCATTCGGTCGAGGCGTTCACCTATACGGTGCGCCACGCCCGGCCGCTGACGATCGGGCTGAATTGCGCGTTCGGGGCCGATCTGATGCGGCCTTACCTGCAGGCGATGGAGCAGGTCGCGGATTGCCTGGTGATGGCCTATCCCAATGCCGGCCTGCCCAACGAACTGGGCGCCTATGACGAGCTGCCGGCCGACACCGGCGCGCAGATCGCCGACTGGGCCGATGCCGGGCTCATCAACATCGTCGGCGGCTGCTGCGGCACCACGCCGTCGCACATCGCGGCGATGGGCGCGGCGGTGAAGGGCAAGGCGCCGCGCACGATCGCGACGCCGACACCGTCGATGCGGCTCGCCGGCCTCGATCCGTTTGTGATCGCGGCTTGATCGACACCGTCTTCCCGGCGAAAGCCGGGATCTCCCGCTATCTGCCGCCCACTTTGCCTCATGAGATCCCAGCTTTTGCTGGGATGACGGAATGGATCGCATGACCACCTCCACCGCGAACTTCGTCAATATCGGCGAGCGTACCAACGTCACCGGCTCGGCGGCGTTCAAGAAGCTCATCATGGCAGGCGACTATACCAAGGCCGTCGAGGTTGCCCGCGCGCAGGTCGAGAATGGCGCGCAGGTGATCGACGTCAACATGGACGAGGGGCTGCTCGACGCCGAGGTGGCGATGACCACCTTCCTCAAGCTGATCGCCGCCGAGCCCGACATCGCGCGCGTGCCGGTGATGATCGACAGCTCGAAGTGGAGCGTGATCGAGGCCGGCATCAAGTGCGTCTCGGGCAAGCCGATCGTCAACTCGATCAGCATGAAGGAAGGCGAGACCGAGTTCCTCAAATATGCCCGCAAGGTGATGGCCTATGGCGCCGCCGTGGTCGTGATGGCGTTCGACGAGGTCGGGCAGGCCGACACGCAGGAGCGCAAGGTCGAGATCTGTGCGCGCGCCTATGATCTGCTGATGGGCATCGGCTTCCCGCCCGAGGACATCATCTTCGATCCCAACATCTTCGCGGTCGCGACGGGGATCGAGGAGCATAACAATTACGGCGTCGACTTCATCGAGGGGACGAAGCGGATCCGTGCGCGCTGCCCGCACGCGCACATCTCCGGCGGCCTCTCGAACCTCTCCTTCAGCTTTCGCGGCAACGAGCCGGTGCGCCGCGCGATGCACTCGATCTTTCTTTATTATGCCGTGCCCGCGGGCATGGACATGGGCATCGTCAATGCCGGCCAGCTCGACGTCTACGACACGATCGATCCCGAACTGCGCGAGGCGGCGGAGGACGTCATCCTCAATCGGCCCAACCGCCCGGAGAAAGGTTTCGAGAGCCCGACCGAGCGGCTGATCGCGATCGCCGAGCGCTTCAAGGGCACCGATGCGGTCGCCGAGAAGGCGGCCGAGGAATGGCGCGGCTGGGACGTGGTGCGCCGCCTGGAGCATGCGCTGGTCAAGGGCATCGACGCGCACATCGTCGACGACACCGAACTGGCGCGCGTCGCGATCAAGGAGCGCGGTGGCCGCCCGATCGAGGTGATCGAAGGGCCGCTGATGGACGGCATGAACGTCGTCGGCGACCTGTTCGGATCGGGCAAGATGTTCCTGCCGCAGGTGGTGAAATCCGCGCGCGTGATGAAGAAGGCGGTCGCGCATCTCCTGCCGTTCATCGAGGCGGAGAAGCAGCCGGGCGCACGCGCCAAGGGCCGGATCATCATGGCGACGGTCAAGGGCGACGTCCACGATATCGGCAAGAACATCGTCGGCGTGGTCCTGCAGTGCAACGGCTACGAGGTGGTCGATCTCGGCGTGATGGTGGCATGGCCCGACATCCTGAGAGCCGCCAACGAGAATGACGCCGACATGATCGGCCTCTCGGGGCTCATCACCCCCTCGCTGGACGAGATGGTGACGGTCGCGGTCGAGATGGGGCGCGCCAAGATGACGATGCCGCTGCTGATCGGCGGCGCCACCACCTCGAAGGTCCACACCGCGCTGCGGATCGCGCCGGCCTATGAGGGGCCGGTCGTGCATGTGCTGGATGCCAGCCGCGCGGTCGGCGTCGCCTCGACGCTGATGTCCGACACGCAGCGCGACGCCTTCGTCGAGAAGACGGCGGCCGATTACGAGGCGGTCAGGCGTGCGCGCGAGGGCAAGGGGCAAAACGACCTCACGCCGCTCGCCGAGGCGCGTGCCAATGCCTTCGTGTGCGATTTCGGCCAGAAGCCGCCGGCGCCGTTGCAGCCCGGCCGTCATGTGTTCGACGACTGGAGCCTCGAGGATCTCCGCCAATATATCGACTGGACGCCCTTCTTCCGCGCGTGGGAACTGGCCGGCAATTATCCCGCCATCCTCGACGATGCGGTGGTGGGCGAGAGCGCGCGCAGCCTGTGGGCCGACGCGCAGGAGATGCTCGACCGGGTGATCGCCGAGAAGTGGCTGACCGCGCGTGGTGTCGCGGCATTGTGGCCGGCGCGGCGCGAGGGCGACGATATCGTCGTCCACCCCAATCACGATCCCGAGGCGCCTGTGGCGCACGGCCCGTCCGAGGCGCTGGCGGCCGCGCACGTGCTGCCCGAGCATGAGGTGCGCTTGCCTATGCTCCGCCAGCAGGTGAAGAAGCGCGAGGGGCGGGCGAACATGTGCCTCGCCGACTTCGTCGACACCGCCGACGACTGGCTGGGCGGCTTTGCGGTCGGCATCCACGGCATCGATCCGCACATCGCGCGCTTCAAGGAAGCGCATGACGATTATCAGGACATATTGCTCAAGGCGCTCGCCGACCGTCTGGCCGAGGCGTTCGCCGAACGGCTTCACCTGCATGTCCGCACCGATCTGTGGGGCTATGCCGCCGGCGAGCAGCTGACCAACGAGGCGCTGGTCCGCGAGCAATATCGCGGCATCCGCCCCGCGCCGGGCTATCCGGCCTGCCCCGAGCACAGCCTCAAGCCGATCCTGTTCGACCTGCTGGATGCGGGCGAGAGTGCCGGCCTGATCCTGACGGAGAGCTTCGCGATGCTGCCGACGGCGGCGGTCTCGGGCTTCTACTTCGGCCACCCCGACAGCCAGTATTTCGGCGTCGCGCGGATAGGGCAGGACCAGCTTGCGGATTATGCCGGGCGGCGCGGCGTCGACCGCGATACTGCGGAGCGATGGCTGCGCCCGAACCTCGATTGAGCGCCAAAGCGCCATTGCATGATTGACTTGGGCGGGGGCGCCCGGCACATCGAGAGCGTCGTCGTCGGGCAACCGGCGGGGCCGCGCGGGAGAGCGCCGGGCTACCGGCCGCCGAAGGAGCAACCGCCCCGGAATCTCTCAGGCAACGGGACCGCGCGGGCCAAGACACTCTGGAAAGCGGGCAGGGGGCGTGACGCCGCCCGCCCCACCGAAGGGGTAAGCGGTCGCAAAGGGCCGCGAAAGCTCTCAGGTTCCGTGACAGAGGGGGCGTGGAATCGATCGGGCGCGGCGTCCGGTCGTGTCCGCGTGCTGCTGCCCGGAGAATGATGATGAGCGCGACCGAAGAACCCGCAGCCTCCCTGCCGCTCGATGGCTGGCACCGCGCGCTGGGCGCGCGGATGGTGCCCTTCGCGGGCTATGCGATGCCGATCCAGTATGAGGGCATCATCGCCGAGCATCAGTGGACGCGCACGCATGCCGGCCTGTTCGACGTGAGCCATATGGGCCAGCTGACGCTGTCGGGCGCGAACGTCGCGGAGGCGCTGGAAACCTTGCTGCCGGGCGACATCAAGGGGCTGAGCGAGAACCGCCAGCGTT is a genomic window of Sphingomonas nostoxanthinifaciens containing:
- the metH gene encoding methionine synthase; the encoded protein is MTTSTANFVNIGERTNVTGSAAFKKLIMAGDYTKAVEVARAQVENGAQVIDVNMDEGLLDAEVAMTTFLKLIAAEPDIARVPVMIDSSKWSVIEAGIKCVSGKPIVNSISMKEGETEFLKYARKVMAYGAAVVVMAFDEVGQADTQERKVEICARAYDLLMGIGFPPEDIIFDPNIFAVATGIEEHNNYGVDFIEGTKRIRARCPHAHISGGLSNLSFSFRGNEPVRRAMHSIFLYYAVPAGMDMGIVNAGQLDVYDTIDPELREAAEDVILNRPNRPEKGFESPTERLIAIAERFKGTDAVAEKAAEEWRGWDVVRRLEHALVKGIDAHIVDDTELARVAIKERGGRPIEVIEGPLMDGMNVVGDLFGSGKMFLPQVVKSARVMKKAVAHLLPFIEAEKQPGARAKGRIIMATVKGDVHDIGKNIVGVVLQCNGYEVVDLGVMVAWPDILRAANENDADMIGLSGLITPSLDEMVTVAVEMGRAKMTMPLLIGGATTSKVHTALRIAPAYEGPVVHVLDASRAVGVASTLMSDTQRDAFVEKTAADYEAVRRAREGKGQNDLTPLAEARANAFVCDFGQKPPAPLQPGRHVFDDWSLEDLRQYIDWTPFFRAWELAGNYPAILDDAVVGESARSLWADAQEMLDRVIAEKWLTARGVAALWPARREGDDIVVHPNHDPEAPVAHGPSEALAAAHVLPEHEVRLPMLRQQVKKREGRANMCLADFVDTADDWLGGFAVGIHGIDPHIARFKEAHDDYQDILLKALADRLAEAFAERLHLHVRTDLWGYAAGEQLTNEALVREQYRGIRPAPGYPACPEHSLKPILFDLLDAGESAGLILTESFAMLPTAAVSGFYFGHPDSQYFGVARIGQDQLADYAGRRGVDRDTAERWLRPNLD
- a CDS encoding homocysteine S-methyltransferase family protein codes for the protein MSLTPSIAAQTLRAEAAKRILLNDGAFGTMIQSYRLEEADYRGSYDLSRDQKGNNDLLVLTRPDIIDAITRAYLDAGSDIVATNTFNANTISEEDYDAGHLVREMNVQASRIARAAADDYQARDGRPRFVAGAIGPTNKTLSLSPDVNDPGFRAIDFDTLKDVYADQAEALLDGGCDFILIETIFDTLNAKAGIVAIKELEVKLGREIPLMLSMTITDMSGRNLSGHSVEAFTYTVRHARPLTIGLNCAFGADLMRPYLQAMEQVADCLVMAYPNAGLPNELGAYDELPADTGAQIADWADAGLINIVGGCCGTTPSHIAAMGAAVKGKAPRTIATPTPSMRLAGLDPFVIAA